A window of the Streptomyces sp. NBC_00454 genome harbors these coding sequences:
- a CDS encoding DUF6243 family protein, whose product MTDSKNINNPVGQGGGTRKRQSRAERQNNGPHRNLDRQGAADQKAELVRKMREKAAAAKAAEASDDTPQS is encoded by the coding sequence GTGACCGACAGCAAGAACATCAACAACCCCGTGGGCCAGGGCGGCGGCACCCGCAAGAGGCAGTCCCGCGCCGAACGCCAGAACAACGGCCCGCACCGCAACCTCGACCGCCAGGGCGCAGCCGACCAGAAGGCCGAGCTGGTGCGCAAGATGCGCGAGAAGGCAGCCGCAGCGAAGGCCGCCGAGGCGAGCGACGACACCCCGCAGAGCTGA
- a CDS encoding tyrosine-protein phosphatase, translating to MKKALLAATAVASTLTVALVAAPAANAASGWDLPWAGQNHGHSAIPFTEATVTAGADGSYALKWSAKGTKRVEIKANGKVVAKGGAQGQAVVTGLPAADRQWFDFKPQRGEGLRLADRLIKLEGTANFRDAGGYRTTNGQWVKMGEIYRSDALNKLTGNDLAKLQRLRVKTVFDLRMESERTKDADKVPAGAKYVVADVFAGSGSFQVMPKSPDEAVKSMVDAEKVMVSGEGGKKAYTQVFEGIERDRDRAVLFHCTAGKDRTGWANASLLTALGVPSETVMADYLASNDYRKAANDAILSHLPAAQAAVYKPMLDVRPEYLNAGYDEVKAKYGTFDNYLKSGLGVDARELKQLKKDLLVG from the coding sequence ATGAAGAAGGCACTCCTCGCCGCGACCGCCGTCGCCTCCACGCTCACCGTCGCCCTGGTCGCGGCACCCGCCGCCAACGCCGCCTCCGGGTGGGACCTCCCCTGGGCCGGCCAGAACCACGGCCACTCCGCCATCCCCTTCACCGAGGCCACCGTCACCGCCGGCGCCGACGGCTCGTACGCGCTGAAGTGGAGCGCCAAGGGCACCAAGCGCGTCGAGATCAAGGCGAACGGCAAGGTCGTCGCCAAGGGCGGCGCCCAGGGCCAGGCCGTGGTCACGGGGCTGCCCGCCGCCGACCGCCAGTGGTTCGACTTCAAGCCCCAGCGCGGCGAGGGCCTGCGCCTGGCCGACCGGCTGATCAAGCTGGAGGGCACCGCCAACTTCCGTGACGCGGGCGGCTACCGCACCACCAACGGCCAGTGGGTCAAGATGGGCGAGATCTACCGCTCCGACGCCCTCAACAAACTGACCGGCAACGACCTCGCCAAGCTCCAGCGCCTGCGGGTCAAGACGGTCTTCGACCTCCGCATGGAGAGCGAGCGCACCAAGGACGCCGACAAGGTCCCGGCCGGCGCCAAGTACGTCGTCGCCGACGTCTTCGCGGGCTCCGGGTCCTTCCAGGTCATGCCGAAGTCCCCCGACGAGGCCGTCAAGTCCATGGTCGACGCGGAAAAGGTCATGGTCTCCGGCGAGGGCGGCAAGAAGGCCTACACCCAGGTCTTCGAGGGCATCGAGCGCGACCGCGACCGCGCCGTCCTCTTCCACTGCACCGCGGGCAAGGACCGCACGGGCTGGGCCAACGCCTCCCTGCTGACCGCCCTCGGCGTGCCGAGCGAGACCGTGATGGCCGACTACCTGGCCAGCAACGACTACCGCAAGGCCGCCAACGACGCGATCCTCTCGCACCTGCCGGCCGCCCAGGCAGCCGTCTACAAGCCGATGCTCGACGTCCGCCCGGAGTACCTCAACGCCGGGTACGACGAGGTCAAGGCCAAGTACGGCACCTTCGACAACTACCTCAAGAGCGGCCTGGGCGTCGACGCCCGCGAGCTCAAGCAGCTGAAGAAGGACCTGCTGGTCGGCTGA
- a CDS encoding DUF397 domain-containing protein has product MNSSRLRWFKSSYSSGDGDSCVEVALSWHKSTYSGSEGDDCVEVAGCSDFVHIRDSKVTAGPELSVAPESWAAFVGGVTGAA; this is encoded by the coding sequence GTGAACAGCTCCCGGTTGCGGTGGTTCAAGAGCAGTTACAGCAGCGGCGACGGCGACAGCTGCGTCGAGGTGGCCCTGTCCTGGCACAAGTCCACGTACAGCGGCAGCGAGGGCGACGACTGCGTCGAGGTGGCCGGCTGCTCCGACTTCGTCCACATCCGGGATTCGAAGGTGACGGCGGGGCCGGAACTGTCGGTGGCGCCCGAATCCTGGGCTGCGTTCGTGGGCGGGGTCACGGGAGCGGCCTGA
- a CDS encoding TetR/AcrR family transcriptional regulator: protein MKLTEERIVEAGMAVFAESGYHGLSMRRVAQRLDAQAGSLYYHVPSKSALVQLMADRVARQAYEAGTRALEELEELQDLQDLADLDARAGWRERVEAQVVTLRRSIRLHPGGAVMFADSPKVLSAGALSLMERLLETLRAAGVPEEHCGIAADALLSHVTGFVLQEQSQSPAVAIDAEEAAGLRERFPLTVAAAAAFDEDEKFVRSVRLLCAGIGTLVPPA from the coding sequence ATGAAGCTGACGGAGGAGCGGATCGTCGAGGCGGGCATGGCGGTCTTCGCCGAGTCCGGGTACCACGGCCTGTCCATGCGGCGGGTGGCACAGCGGCTCGACGCGCAGGCGGGGAGCCTCTACTACCACGTGCCCAGCAAGAGCGCCCTGGTCCAGCTGATGGCGGACCGGGTCGCCCGGCAGGCCTACGAGGCGGGCACCCGGGCCCTGGAGGAGCTGGAGGAACTGCAGGACCTGCAGGACCTGGCGGACCTGGACGCGCGGGCGGGGTGGCGGGAGCGGGTCGAGGCCCAGGTCGTCACCTTGCGCCGGAGCATTCGGCTCCATCCGGGCGGGGCGGTGATGTTCGCCGACAGTCCCAAGGTGCTCAGCGCCGGGGCGCTGTCCCTGATGGAGCGGCTGCTGGAGACCCTGCGGGCGGCCGGGGTGCCCGAGGAGCACTGCGGGATCGCCGCCGACGCGCTGCTCAGCCACGTCACGGGGTTCGTCCTCCAGGAGCAGAGCCAATCGCCCGCCGTCGCCATCGACGCCGAGGAAGCCGCCGGTCTGCGGGAGAGGTTCCCGCTGACCGTGGCCGCGGCGGCCGCCTTCGACGAGGACGAGAAGTTCGTGCGCAGCGTGCGGCTGCTGTGTGCGGGGATCGGGACCCTCGTCCCGCCGGCCTAG
- a CDS encoding ATP-binding protein: protein MTTPSAPAPSPQSLARTFTQRFTSTRRGARLARQLTLVELHGWGIPDRTSLSEDAGLLVAELAANAVTHGRVPGRDFELRIALLPGALRVEVSDARRDRRPTVRPAEYGAEGGYGMRIVEAVAADWGVRDRVIGKTVWAELKA from the coding sequence ATGACCACTCCCTCAGCCCCCGCCCCGTCCCCCCAATCTCTCGCACGCACGTTCACGCAGCGTTTCACCTCCACCCGCCGCGGCGCCCGCCTGGCCCGCCAGTTGACCCTCGTAGAGCTGCACGGCTGGGGGATCCCCGACCGCACCAGCCTCTCCGAGGACGCCGGGCTGCTCGTCGCCGAGCTGGCGGCCAATGCCGTCACCCACGGGCGGGTCCCCGGTCGGGACTTCGAGCTGCGGATCGCGCTGCTCCCCGGCGCGCTCCGCGTCGAGGTCTCCGACGCCCGCCGGGACCGGCGCCCCACCGTGCGGCCGGCCGAGTACGGGGCCGAAGGGGGCTACGGGATGCGGATCGTGGAGGCCGTCGCCGCCGACTGGGGGGTCCGGGACCGGGTGATCGGGAAGACGGTCTGGGCGGAACTCAAGGCGTAG
- a CDS encoding ADP-ribosylglycohydrolase family protein has protein sequence MVATPGPAATAALWGRAEQQDFRSRVRGALLGSALGDALGAPAAGLSLDGILEAYGPAGLTEPAPAPGQGQGPGVPGHAPGAPGHTPGRRGRVTAATQLALFTVDGLIRAHVRRDTGAWHPPTDVHRAYLRWAATQHDWGPDERRADNGWLAQEEWLYARRAPDRSCLTGFADGVLGTLEQPKNPTARDAAAAARSAPFGLLVGWEPALVLQLSVECAAQSHGHPTAYLSAGALAVIVHGLTRGESLDTAVQRALGLLGTRPGHQAVTDALQRAVGAVTLGAPSPRTVEALSTGEALSAGKGQGAEDALAVAVYCALVAENLAHGLRLAVNHSGDSTATGTLCGALLGAQHGETALPAAWLAELEGRATILELADDFALEMTQGPALHGPTLSSPGWLARYPRG, from the coding sequence CTGGTCGCGACGCCGGGCCCCGCCGCCACCGCCGCCCTGTGGGGCCGCGCCGAGCAGCAGGACTTCCGCAGCCGCGTCCGGGGCGCCCTCCTCGGATCCGCCCTGGGCGACGCCCTCGGCGCCCCCGCGGCCGGCCTCTCCCTCGACGGGATCCTCGAGGCGTACGGCCCGGCCGGCCTGACCGAGCCCGCCCCGGCCCCCGGCCAAGGCCAAGGCCCAGGCGTCCCCGGCCACGCCCCCGGCGCCCCCGGTCACACCCCCGGCCGCCGCGGGAGGGTCACGGCCGCCACCCAGCTCGCCCTGTTCACCGTGGACGGGCTGATACGGGCCCACGTGCGCCGGGACACCGGCGCCTGGCACCCGCCGACCGACGTGCACCGCGCGTACCTGCGCTGGGCGGCCACCCAGCACGACTGGGGCCCCGACGAGCGCCGCGCGGACAACGGCTGGCTCGCGCAGGAGGAATGGCTCTACGCCCGCCGCGCCCCCGACCGCTCCTGCCTCACCGGATTCGCCGACGGGGTCCTCGGAACCCTGGAACAGCCCAAGAACCCCACCGCCCGGGACGCCGCCGCCGCGGCCCGCTCCGCGCCCTTCGGGCTGCTGGTCGGCTGGGAACCGGCCCTCGTCCTCCAACTCTCCGTCGAATGCGCCGCGCAGAGCCACGGCCACCCCACCGCGTACCTCTCGGCCGGGGCCCTCGCCGTCATCGTCCACGGCCTGACCCGCGGCGAATCCCTCGACACCGCCGTCCAGCGCGCCCTCGGCCTGCTCGGCACCCGCCCCGGCCACCAGGCCGTGACGGACGCCCTGCAGCGGGCGGTGGGGGCCGTCACCCTCGGAGCCCCGTCGCCGAGGACCGTCGAAGCCCTGTCCACCGGCGAAGCCCTGTCCGCTGGCAAAGGACAGGGCGCCGAGGACGCCCTCGCCGTCGCCGTGTACTGCGCCCTCGTCGCCGAGAACCTGGCACACGGCCTGCGGCTCGCCGTGAACCACAGCGGGGACTCCACCGCCACCGGCACCCTGTGCGGGGCCCTGCTCGGCGCCCAGCACGGCGAGACCGCCCTCCCGGCGGCCTGGCTCGCGGAACTCGAAGGCCGCGCCACGATCCTGGAACTCGCCGACGACTTCGCCCTGGAGATGACCCAGGGCCCCGCCCTGCACGGCCCGACGCTCTCCTCCCCGGGCTGGCTGGCGCGCTACCCGCGGGGGTAG
- a CDS encoding TIGR03619 family F420-dependent LLM class oxidoreductase: MRIATTVFLTDRTISPVRLARALEERGFSGLYLPEHTHIPVSRVTSAPMGGELPEMYGRTLDPFVALGQASAVTERLHLGTGITLVAQHDPIDLAKQIATLDHLSGGRFTLGIGYGWNVEEAADHGVEWRTRRELVRDRMALMRALWSPEPTAYVGQFSSVQASSAYPKPVQSPRELAPGAPLHGPRTLIGGQAGPKLFAAIADHTDGWLPIGGGGLTESLPVLRQVWEAAGRDPKSLQVVPYAVLPTPGKMTHYADLGIEEVVLQLPSETEPEILRVLDDFAQYL, encoded by the coding sequence ATGCGGATCGCCACGACCGTCTTCCTCACCGATCGCACCATCTCTCCCGTACGCCTCGCCCGCGCCCTCGAAGAGCGCGGCTTCTCCGGCCTCTACCTCCCGGAGCACACCCACATCCCGGTCAGCCGCGTCACCTCCGCGCCCATGGGCGGCGAGCTCCCCGAGATGTACGGGCGCACGCTGGACCCCTTCGTGGCCCTGGGCCAGGCCTCCGCCGTGACCGAGCGGCTCCACCTCGGCACCGGCATCACCCTCGTCGCCCAGCACGACCCCATCGACCTCGCGAAGCAGATCGCGACCCTCGACCACCTGTCCGGCGGCCGCTTCACCCTCGGGATCGGCTACGGGTGGAACGTCGAAGAGGCCGCCGACCACGGGGTCGAGTGGCGCACCCGCCGCGAACTGGTCCGCGACCGCATGGCGTTGATGCGGGCCCTGTGGTCCCCGGAACCCACGGCGTACGTGGGCCAGTTCTCCTCCGTCCAGGCCAGCTCCGCGTACCCCAAGCCGGTCCAGTCCCCGCGCGAACTCGCCCCGGGCGCACCCCTGCACGGCCCCCGCACCCTGATCGGCGGCCAGGCCGGCCCGAAGCTCTTCGCCGCGATCGCCGACCACACCGACGGCTGGCTCCCGATCGGCGGCGGCGGCCTGACGGAATCCCTCCCCGTCCTGCGCCAGGTCTGGGAGGCCGCGGGCCGCGACCCCAAGTCCCTCCAGGTGGTCCCGTACGCCGTCCTGCCCACCCCGGGCAAGATGACCCACTACGCGGACCTGGGCATCGAGGAGGTCGTCCTCCAACTCCCCTCGGAGACCGAACCGGAGATCCTCCGCGTCCTGGACGACTTCGCGCAGTACCTGTAG
- a CDS encoding helix-turn-helix domain-containing protein, with protein sequence MASVDDSGDKEVEPDADLRNFGETVKAFRKRAGLTQEQLHPLIRYSVQYIGSVEQGRRHPSTRFVDRVEEVLDAFGVIRIAARQLTRRRGLAKWFRRWAELEEDAVALNTYESRSIPGLLQPESYARALIAAVLPLPTVEETEARITARLGRQKVLHRTPYTIFSFILDEAVIDRQTGGPEVTIELIDHLLACARLPNVDLQIMPRVSPEHAGLGGAFQLLETEENEWLGYSEGQQTGQVISTPKDVSLLHQRYAKLRIQALNPADSAGLLMRMRGTL encoded by the coding sequence ATGGCGAGTGTCGATGACAGCGGTGACAAAGAGGTCGAGCCCGACGCCGACCTCCGTAACTTCGGCGAGACCGTCAAAGCCTTCAGGAAACGAGCCGGACTGACACAAGAACAGCTTCACCCGCTGATCCGCTACTCCGTCCAGTACATCGGCTCGGTGGAACAGGGCCGCCGCCATCCGTCCACGCGGTTCGTGGACCGGGTGGAGGAGGTACTGGATGCCTTCGGAGTCATCCGCATCGCTGCGAGGCAGCTGACGCGGAGGCGGGGGCTGGCTAAGTGGTTCCGGCGGTGGGCGGAGTTGGAGGAGGACGCGGTCGCGTTGAACACGTACGAGTCCCGTTCCATCCCCGGCCTCTTACAGCCGGAGTCCTACGCCCGTGCGCTGATCGCAGCAGTCCTGCCGCTACCTACGGTGGAGGAGACAGAGGCCCGCATCACGGCGCGGCTGGGACGACAGAAGGTCCTGCACCGCACGCCGTACACGATCTTCAGCTTCATCCTCGACGAGGCGGTGATCGACCGACAGACGGGCGGCCCGGAAGTGACCATCGAGCTGATCGACCACCTCCTCGCGTGCGCACGGCTGCCCAATGTCGATCTGCAGATCATGCCGAGGGTCAGTCCCGAACATGCGGGACTGGGCGGGGCTTTCCAACTCCTTGAGACAGAAGAAAACGAATGGCTGGGCTACAGCGAGGGCCAGCAGACGGGCCAGGTGATCTCGACCCCGAAAGACGTCAGCCTCCTCCACCAGCGGTATGCCAAACTTCGCATCCAGGCCCTCAATCCCGCGGACAGTGCGGGCCTGTTGATGCGAATGCGAGGAACTCTGTGA
- a CDS encoding bifunctional FO biosynthesis protein CofGH translates to MTTPSDAPTENSMRRALRRARDGVALDATEAAVLLQARGEDLKDLAASAARVRDSGLEAAGRPGVITYSRKVFIPLTRLCRDKCHYCTFVTVPGKLRRDGHGMYLSPDEVLDIARKGAAMGCKEALFTLGDRPEDRWPEAREWLDAHGYDDTLAYVRAMAIRVLEETGLLPHLNPGVLSWSELQRLKPVAPSMGMMLETTATRLWSEPGGPHHGSPDKEPAVRLRVLEDAGRSNVPFTTGVLIGIGESYEERADAFFELRRIQRSYHGIQEVIVQNFRAKPDTAMRAMPDAELEELAAAIAVARHILGPSARIQAPPNLVDSEYALIVGAGIDDWGGVSPLTPDHVNPERPWPHIEELAARTAAAGFELRERLTIYPEFLRRGEPWLDPRLLPHVRALADPETGLADESATVEGRPWQEPDEGFTAYGRTDLHTTIDTQGRTGDRREDFDEVYGDWEALREAAAPGMVPQRIDTDVREALSQAADDPTKLTDDQALALLHADGPALDALCKIADDLRKSVVGEDVTYIVTRNINFTNVCYTGCRFCAFAQRRTDADAYTLSLDQVADRAAQAWDVGAVEVCMQGGIHPDLPGTAYFDIARAVKERVPGMHVHAFSPMEVVNGATRTGMSVRDWLTAAKEAGLDSIPGTAAEILDDEVRWVLTKGKLPTADWIDVVSTAHELGIRSSSTMMYGHVDQPRHWLGHFRTLARMQQAAREKGVEGFTEFVTLPFIHTNAPVYLAGIARPGPTVRDNRAVTAMARILLHPHITNIQTSWVKLGSEGAAEMLRSGANDLGGTLMEETISRMAGSSYGSYKSVQDLIAVAEAAGRPAKARTTLYGEVPQERQDAARASDGHLPELLPLAE, encoded by the coding sequence ATGACCACTCCGAGTGACGCTCCGACCGAGAACTCGATGCGCCGCGCGCTCCGCCGCGCCCGCGACGGCGTCGCGCTCGACGCGACCGAGGCGGCCGTACTCCTGCAGGCGCGCGGCGAGGACCTGAAGGACCTCGCCGCCTCCGCCGCCCGGGTACGGGACTCCGGACTCGAAGCCGCCGGCCGCCCCGGCGTCATCACGTACTCGCGCAAGGTGTTCATCCCCCTCACCCGGCTCTGCCGGGACAAGTGCCACTACTGCACCTTCGTCACCGTCCCGGGCAAGCTCCGCCGGGACGGCCACGGGATGTACCTCTCCCCCGACGAGGTCCTAGACATCGCCCGCAAGGGCGCGGCCATGGGCTGCAAGGAGGCCCTGTTCACGCTCGGGGACCGGCCCGAGGACCGCTGGCCCGAGGCCCGCGAGTGGCTCGACGCGCACGGCTACGACGACACCCTCGCCTACGTGCGCGCCATGGCCATCCGCGTCCTGGAGGAGACGGGCCTGCTCCCCCACCTCAACCCCGGCGTGCTGTCCTGGTCGGAGCTCCAGCGGCTCAAGCCCGTGGCCCCGTCGATGGGGATGATGCTGGAGACCACCGCCACCCGCCTGTGGTCCGAGCCCGGCGGCCCGCACCACGGCTCCCCCGACAAGGAGCCGGCGGTCCGGCTGCGCGTCCTGGAGGACGCCGGCCGCTCCAACGTCCCCTTCACCACCGGGGTGCTGATCGGCATCGGCGAGTCCTACGAGGAGCGCGCGGACGCCTTCTTCGAGCTGCGCCGGATCCAGCGCAGCTACCACGGCATCCAGGAAGTCATCGTCCAGAACTTCCGCGCCAAGCCGGACACGGCCATGCGCGCGATGCCCGACGCCGAGCTGGAGGAGCTGGCGGCGGCCATCGCGGTGGCCCGCCACATCCTCGGACCCTCCGCCCGCATCCAGGCTCCGCCGAACCTCGTGGACTCCGAGTACGCGCTGATCGTCGGCGCCGGCATCGACGACTGGGGCGGGGTCTCACCTCTCACCCCCGACCACGTGAACCCCGAGCGCCCCTGGCCGCACATCGAGGAACTGGCCGCGCGGACCGCCGCCGCCGGGTTCGAGCTGCGCGAACGCCTCACGATCTACCCGGAGTTCCTGCGCCGCGGCGAGCCCTGGCTGGACCCCCGGCTGCTGCCGCACGTACGCGCGCTGGCCGACCCGGAGACGGGCCTGGCGGACGAGTCCGCGACCGTCGAGGGCCGCCCCTGGCAGGAGCCCGACGAGGGCTTCACCGCGTACGGCCGCACCGACCTGCACACCACCATCGACACGCAGGGGCGTACCGGCGACCGCCGCGAGGACTTCGACGAGGTCTACGGCGACTGGGAGGCTCTGCGCGAGGCCGCTGCGCCCGGGATGGTGCCGCAGCGCATCGACACGGACGTACGGGAGGCCCTCTCCCAGGCCGCCGACGATCCGACGAAGCTCACCGACGACCAGGCGCTGGCCCTGCTGCACGCGGACGGCCCGGCGCTGGACGCGCTCTGCAAGATCGCAGACGACCTGCGGAAATCGGTGGTCGGCGAGGACGTCACCTACATCGTCACGCGGAACATCAACTTCACCAACGTCTGCTACACCGGCTGCCGTTTCTGCGCCTTCGCGCAGCGCCGCACCGACGCGGACGCGTACACCCTCTCGCTCGACCAGGTCGCCGACCGGGCCGCGCAGGCCTGGGACGTGGGCGCGGTGGAGGTGTGCATGCAGGGCGGCATCCACCCGGACCTGCCCGGGACGGCCTACTTCGACATCGCGCGGGCGGTCAAGGAACGGGTGCCCGGCATGCACGTGCACGCCTTCTCCCCCATGGAGGTGGTCAACGGCGCCACCCGCACCGGAATGTCGGTACGGGACTGGCTGACGGCGGCCAAGGAGGCCGGTCTGGACTCCATTCCGGGCACGGCGGCGGAGATCCTGGACGACGAGGTCCGCTGGGTGCTGACCAAGGGCAAGCTGCCGACGGCCGACTGGATCGACGTGGTCTCCACGGCGCACGAGCTGGGCATCCGTTCCTCCTCGACCATGATGTACGGGCACGTGGACCAGCCCCGGCACTGGCTGGGCCACTTCCGCACGCTGGCCCGCATGCAGCAGGCCGCGCGGGAGAAGGGCGTGGAGGGCTTCACGGAGTTCGTGACGCTGCCCTTCATCCACACCAACGCGCCGGTGTACCTGGCGGGCATCGCCCGCCCGGGCCCCACGGTGCGCGACAACCGGGCGGTGACGGCGATGGCGCGGATCCTGCTGCACCCGCACATCACCAACATCCAGACCAGCTGGGTGAAGCTGGGCTCGGAGGGCGCCGCCGAGATGCTGCGCTCCGGGGCCAACGACCTGGGCGGGACGCTGATGGAGGAGACCATCTCGCGGATGGCGGGCTCCAGTTACGGCTCGTACAAGTCGGTGCAGGACCTGATCGCCGTCGCCGAGGCGGCCGGCCGGCCCGCGAAGGCCCGTACGACGCTGTACGGGGAGGTGCCGCAGGAGCGCCAGGACGCGGCGCGCGCCTCGGACGGACACCTGCCCGAACTGCTGCCGCTGGCCGAGTAG
- a CDS encoding ribonuclease domain-containing protein produces the protein MRIPPRIAAFGGAVAVAATLLAGPAAHAVSAPASAASVTAVGSICYSALPSQAHDTLDLIDQGGPFPYSQDGVVFQNREGLLPSHSTGYYHEYTVITPGSPTRGARRIITGQRVDEDYYTADHYASFRLVNFGC, from the coding sequence ATGAGGATTCCCCCACGCATCGCAGCCTTCGGTGGCGCCGTAGCCGTCGCCGCCACCCTCCTCGCGGGACCGGCCGCCCACGCCGTCTCCGCTCCCGCCTCCGCCGCCTCCGTGACCGCGGTCGGCAGCATCTGCTACTCCGCGCTGCCCTCGCAGGCGCACGACACCCTGGACCTCATCGACCAGGGCGGCCCGTTCCCGTACTCCCAGGACGGGGTCGTCTTCCAGAACCGGGAGGGGCTCCTGCCGAGCCACAGCACCGGCTACTACCACGAGTACACGGTCATCACCCCGGGCTCGCCGACGCGCGGGGCGCGCCGCATCATCACGGGGCAGCGGGTGGACGAGGACTACTACACCGCCGACCACTACGCCTCGTTCCGCCTGGTGAACTTCGGCTGCTGA